A single window of Halobacillus naozhouensis DNA harbors:
- a CDS encoding YjcZ family sporulation protein, giving the protein MSGGYGGGFALLVVLFILLIIIGASYGGYGYGGY; this is encoded by the coding sequence ATGAGCGGAGGATACGGTGGCGGATTTGCGCTATTAGTTGTGTTGTTTATTCTTTTGATTATTATCGGTGCCTCTTATGGCGGTTACGGATACGGTGGTTATTAA